One window of Arthrobacter oryzae genomic DNA carries:
- a CDS encoding helix-turn-helix domain-containing protein codes for MKALMDYARDDEDVHTQKFGVRFGSAPMEEAIARDRVNTARQLMAQGKTAAHAAKTVGWSKATLYRYMKTYDGALAPREAIRPKRAAARSRYVEKDTLPARE; via the coding sequence ATGAAAGCCCTGATGGATTACGCGCGCGACGACGAGGATGTCCACACCCAGAAGTTCGGCGTCCGGTTCGGGTCGGCGCCGATGGAGGAGGCGATTGCCAGGGACCGGGTGAACACAGCGCGCCAGCTGATGGCACAGGGCAAGACGGCGGCACACGCGGCCAAGACCGTCGGCTGGTCCAAAGCCACCCTCTACCGGTACATGAAGACCTACGACGGAGCTCTTGCACCCCGGGAAGCAATCCGGCCCAAGAGGGCAGCGGCTCGGTCGCGGTACGTCGAGAAGGACACTCTGCCGGCACGTGAATAA
- a CDS encoding HAD family hydrolase, protein MTPDTADTSAQAAASALEAAPALHRTPGSAQADAAHDVELAVLAMVGTTVFDGGLLERAMTRTLTNQGVEEGSDQFERMLRYARDTAGMSKLAVFSHLFEDRTRAAAANTFFERCCDELIADGIIQAVPGAEDAIGWLREAGIMVCLATGFGRHTQNVVLESLGWMGLADLSLCPADAGRGRPYPDMILTAVLALDVDDVRKVAVLGDSCADIQSGLRAGATTVAGVLTGAHGEQALRAAGATAVVQSIRDLPVLLEPRSA, encoded by the coding sequence ATGACTCCGGACACCGCGGACACGTCCGCACAAGCAGCCGCATCTGCCCTCGAAGCCGCACCCGCACTGCATCGCACGCCGGGGTCAGCCCAAGCGGACGCCGCGCATGACGTCGAGCTCGCCGTGCTGGCGATGGTGGGAACCACGGTGTTCGACGGCGGTCTCCTGGAGCGCGCCATGACCCGCACCCTGACTAACCAGGGCGTCGAGGAAGGCTCGGATCAGTTCGAACGAATGCTTCGTTACGCCAGGGACACCGCGGGCATGTCGAAGCTCGCTGTCTTCAGCCACCTGTTTGAGGACCGGACCCGTGCCGCCGCAGCCAACACCTTCTTCGAACGCTGCTGCGACGAGCTGATAGCGGACGGCATCATCCAGGCTGTTCCCGGCGCAGAGGACGCCATTGGCTGGCTCCGCGAGGCCGGGATCATGGTCTGCCTGGCCACCGGCTTCGGCCGCCACACCCAGAACGTGGTGCTGGAGAGCCTTGGCTGGATGGGTCTGGCGGACCTGAGCCTCTGCCCGGCAGACGCAGGGCGTGGCCGGCCGTACCCGGACATGATCCTCACGGCCGTCCTTGCCCTGGACGTGGACGACGTCCGGAAGGTGGCCGTGCTGGGGGACAGCTGCGCGGACATCCAGTCAGGGCTCCGGGCCGGCGCCACCACGGTGGCAGGCGTCCTGACCGGGGCGCACGGGGAGCAGGCGCTGCGCGCGGCGGGGGCAACCGCCGTCGTGCAGTCCATCCGCGATCTGCCAGTGCTGCTGGAGCCCCGGTCCGCCTAG
- a CDS encoding alpha/beta hydrolase: MKPARRLPLRSRSGSTAAKAAAGSLAVLLALTGCTLFGSSNGGSNGGSTGKADPSIAEAAPEELRNFYSQEVAWTSCEDNLECAKIKVPLDYSKPDGDSIEIAALKMPAEGEKTGSLLVNPGGPGGSGYDFVKDAGATNISSEVRAKYDLVGFDPRGVKRSAPVTCLTDQERDESRAKNYDLSSDAGLAAALADNRATAAKCAEKTGPVLAHVDTVSAAKDLDIMRAVVNDAKLNYLGYSYGTFLGSTYASLFPDNVGRMVLDGALDPSLSNEELTSGQARAFEKAIRAYVEKCLGDDGCPLSGTVDSGVQQIRDVVAAVDANPQRAQDGRLVTGSAFVSGLILPLYNDDNWPLLTQALDSALKGDPSPMLRLADFGADRDPSGKYTSNSAFAFNAINCLDYPMVSDPAAMRAEEQKLRQDSPTLGYFFAYGGTNCQDWPYKSTRTPAPVEYSGSAPIVVVGTTGDPATPVEWAGALRKQLGNASLVTWEGEGHTAYGRSNTCVTDAVDSYLLTGEAPADNTKC; the protein is encoded by the coding sequence ATGAAGCCTGCCCGACGCCTGCCCTTACGGTCACGGTCCGGATCGACCGCCGCAAAGGCAGCTGCCGGCTCACTGGCCGTACTGCTGGCACTGACGGGCTGCACCCTGTTCGGCTCGTCCAACGGCGGATCGAACGGAGGCAGCACCGGCAAGGCCGATCCGTCGATTGCCGAGGCGGCTCCCGAGGAGCTCAGGAACTTCTACTCGCAGGAGGTTGCCTGGACCTCCTGCGAGGACAATCTGGAGTGCGCCAAGATCAAGGTGCCCCTGGACTACAGCAAGCCCGACGGCGACAGCATTGAGATCGCGGCCCTCAAAATGCCCGCAGAAGGCGAAAAGACCGGCAGCCTGCTGGTCAACCCCGGCGGGCCGGGCGGGTCCGGCTATGACTTCGTCAAGGACGCAGGGGCGACGAACATCTCCAGTGAGGTCCGCGCCAAGTACGATCTGGTGGGCTTCGATCCCCGCGGAGTGAAGCGCTCCGCCCCGGTCACGTGCCTCACGGACCAGGAACGCGATGAGTCCCGGGCAAAGAACTACGACCTCAGCTCGGACGCGGGCCTGGCGGCCGCACTGGCCGACAACAGGGCGACGGCGGCCAAGTGCGCCGAAAAGACCGGCCCGGTGCTGGCGCACGTGGACACGGTCAGCGCTGCCAAGGACCTGGACATCATGCGTGCCGTGGTCAACGACGCCAAACTGAATTACCTGGGCTATTCCTATGGCACCTTCCTGGGATCCACCTACGCCTCGCTGTTCCCGGACAACGTCGGCCGCATGGTGCTCGATGGCGCACTGGACCCTTCCCTCAGCAACGAGGAGCTCACCAGCGGCCAGGCCCGCGCGTTTGAGAAAGCCATCCGCGCCTACGTGGAGAAGTGCCTCGGGGACGACGGCTGTCCCCTGAGCGGAACCGTGGACAGCGGCGTTCAGCAGATCCGCGACGTCGTGGCGGCCGTGGATGCCAATCCGCAGCGCGCACAGGACGGCCGGCTGGTCACGGGTTCGGCGTTCGTCAGCGGCCTTATCCTGCCCCTCTACAATGACGACAACTGGCCGCTGCTGACCCAGGCGCTGGACTCGGCACTCAAGGGCGACCCGTCACCGATGCTGCGGCTGGCCGACTTCGGCGCCGACAGGGATCCGAGCGGCAAGTACACGTCCAACAGTGCCTTCGCCTTCAACGCCATCAACTGCCTGGACTACCCCATGGTGTCGGACCCCGCTGCCATGCGGGCCGAAGAGCAGAAGCTGCGGCAGGATTCCCCCACGCTGGGCTACTTCTTCGCCTACGGCGGCACCAACTGCCAGGACTGGCCCTACAAGAGCACCCGCACGCCGGCCCCCGTGGAATACTCCGGCTCGGCCCCGATTGTGGTGGTGGGCACCACGGGCGATCCCGCGACCCCCGTGGAATGGGCCGGCGCCCTGCGCAAGCAGCTGGGCAACGCATCCCTCGTGACGTGGGAAGGTGAGGGCCACACTGCCTATGGCCGCTCAAACACCTGCGTCACCGATGCCGTGGACAGCTACCTCCTGACCGGCGAGGCGCCCGCGGACAACACGAAGTGCTAG
- a CDS encoding DNA polymerase III subunit delta', producing the protein MTVWDDLQGQPAVVAQLRQAAQGEGLTHAWLFTGPPGSGRSNAAKAFAAALNCDQEDVTRRGCGECAACRTILGETHSDVVFVRTEKVTITIDEARDLVATAGNRPSSGRWRIIVVEDADRMAERTTNVLLKAIEEPTPRTVWMLCAPSPADVLVTIRSRCRPVALRLPPAADVAALLVRRDGVDPALAERAARAAQSHVGIARRLARDEAARERRMETVRFPLGLRGITAAVLMAEKLVKIATEEANSSNEVRDAEEKAALLATLGAPESGTLPPAMRSQIKQLEDDQKRRAKRSITDSLDRTLTDLLSFYRDVLIIQMGNAVELVNVELRSELAEFAGRSGPEATLARMDAINKARQRITTTNVAPLLAIESMAASLI; encoded by the coding sequence GTGACCGTCTGGGATGACCTGCAGGGCCAGCCCGCCGTCGTCGCCCAGCTCCGCCAGGCCGCGCAGGGCGAGGGCCTGACCCACGCGTGGCTGTTTACCGGCCCGCCCGGGTCAGGCCGCTCCAACGCGGCAAAGGCCTTCGCCGCCGCCCTCAACTGCGACCAGGAGGACGTCACCAGGCGCGGCTGCGGCGAATGCGCGGCGTGCCGCACCATCCTGGGGGAAACGCATTCGGACGTGGTGTTCGTCCGCACCGAGAAGGTCACCATCACCATCGATGAAGCCCGGGACCTTGTGGCGACCGCGGGAAACCGCCCCTCGTCCGGGCGGTGGCGGATCATCGTGGTGGAAGACGCCGACCGCATGGCCGAACGCACCACCAACGTCCTCCTTAAAGCAATTGAAGAGCCCACTCCCCGCACCGTGTGGATGCTCTGCGCGCCGTCACCGGCGGACGTCCTGGTGACCATCCGGTCCCGCTGCCGCCCGGTGGCGCTGCGGCTCCCGCCGGCTGCCGACGTCGCGGCGCTGCTGGTGAGGCGCGACGGCGTGGACCCCGCACTGGCCGAACGTGCGGCCCGCGCGGCGCAGAGCCACGTGGGTATTGCCCGCCGGCTGGCCCGGGACGAGGCCGCCCGCGAACGCCGGATGGAAACCGTCCGGTTCCCGCTGGGATTGCGGGGCATCACCGCGGCAGTCCTGATGGCCGAAAAGCTGGTGAAGATCGCCACTGAGGAAGCCAACAGCTCCAATGAAGTGCGCGACGCCGAGGAAAAGGCAGCGCTCCTGGCCACGCTCGGTGCGCCGGAAAGCGGCACCCTGCCGCCTGCCATGAGAAGCCAGATCAAGCAGCTCGAGGATGACCAGAAGCGGCGCGCCAAACGCTCCATCACCGATTCCCTTGACCGCACCCTCACGGACCTGCTCTCGTTCTACCGCGACGTGCTGATCATCCAGATGGGGAACGCGGTGGAACTGGTGAACGTTGAACTCAGGAGCGAGCTGGCGGAGTTTGCCGGCCGTTCCGGCCCGGAGGCGACGCTAGCGAGGATGGATGCGATCAACAAGGCGCGCCAGCGCATCACCACCACGAACGTTGCGCCGTTGCTGGCCATCGAATCCATGGCCGCGAGCCTGATCTAG
- the tmk gene encoding dTMP kinase → MTTQNPGLFIAFEGGDGAGKSTQAAALAGALESRGFTVLRTREPGGTPIGEKLRSLVLDHGHGHIDARTEALIFAASRAAHAEQVILPALERGDIVLTDRYIDSSVAYQGAGRGLGTAAVRQLNEWATSGLQPDLTVLLDVDPAVGRLRRTAGDAAEDRMESEADEFHATIRTAFLDLAADRPDHYLVLPARQPAAELAGLILARVDALIVARNVAPQVSREGVAP, encoded by the coding sequence GTGACTACCCAGAACCCCGGACTGTTCATCGCCTTCGAAGGCGGCGACGGCGCAGGCAAGTCCACGCAGGCCGCAGCACTGGCCGGGGCCCTTGAATCGCGCGGCTTCACGGTGCTGCGCACCCGGGAGCCGGGCGGCACCCCGATCGGCGAAAAGCTGCGGTCCCTGGTGCTGGACCACGGCCACGGCCACATCGACGCCCGCACCGAAGCCCTGATCTTTGCCGCCTCCCGCGCGGCCCATGCCGAACAGGTTATCCTCCCGGCGCTGGAACGCGGCGACATCGTGCTGACGGACCGCTACATCGACTCATCCGTGGCCTACCAGGGCGCCGGGCGGGGGCTCGGCACCGCTGCCGTGCGCCAGCTCAACGAGTGGGCCACGTCCGGCCTGCAGCCGGACCTCACGGTACTGCTCGACGTCGACCCCGCCGTCGGCCGCCTCCGCCGCACAGCCGGTGACGCCGCTGAGGACCGGATGGAGTCCGAGGCGGACGAATTCCACGCCACCATCCGCACTGCGTTCCTGGACCTCGCCGCCGACCGACCGGACCACTATCTGGTGCTGCCGGCCCGTCAGCCCGCCGCCGAGCTGGCCGGGCTCATCCTGGCGCGGGTGGACGCACTGATCGTGGCCCGGAACGTTGCCCCGCAGGTTTCCAGAGAAGGCGTGGCCCCGTGA
- a CDS encoding trans-sulfuration enzyme family protein → MSLSEQQAAALSAETVVVAAGRPPRKRDAPVNQPIVLSSTYFGTGPLADGDRGYGRYSNPTWDPFEEALGQLEGASLPGLLYASGLAAVSSALSLIPAGGVLVMPSHSYAGSLVMATELAEKGLFELRTVDIADTDAVKALLAPAEGKAASMLWLESPTNPMLGIADIRALTAAAHEAGAIVVTDNTFSTPLVQQPLSLGSDVVLHSVTKYLAGHSDVVLGALVTSDASIRAALLHHRIIHGGIAGPFEAWLALRGLRTLALRIERSQASAAELAARLSDHPQIEGIRFPGLETDPGHERAKSQMKGFGSVLCVQIAPVGGLSGADAADKLVRALQLWLPATSLGGVESLIERRRRHAAEPVSVPDNLVRLSVGIENIDDLWADLEQALDALGG, encoded by the coding sequence ATGAGTCTTTCCGAACAGCAGGCCGCCGCGCTGTCGGCCGAAACGGTGGTCGTGGCCGCCGGCCGCCCGCCCCGTAAACGCGATGCGCCGGTCAACCAGCCCATCGTCCTGTCCTCCACCTACTTCGGCACGGGGCCGCTCGCCGACGGCGACCGCGGCTACGGGCGCTACTCCAACCCCACGTGGGACCCGTTCGAGGAAGCGCTGGGCCAGCTGGAGGGTGCGTCCCTTCCGGGCCTGCTCTACGCTTCCGGCTTGGCCGCCGTCAGTTCGGCGTTGTCCCTTATCCCCGCCGGGGGAGTGCTGGTCATGCCCTCGCACAGCTATGCCGGGTCCCTGGTGATGGCCACGGAATTGGCGGAGAAGGGGCTGTTCGAGCTCCGCACCGTGGACATTGCGGACACGGACGCCGTCAAGGCACTGCTTGCGCCGGCCGAGGGCAAGGCTGCCAGCATGCTCTGGCTGGAAAGCCCCACCAACCCGATGCTGGGGATCGCGGACATCCGCGCCCTGACGGCTGCCGCTCACGAAGCCGGTGCGATCGTAGTCACCGACAACACCTTTTCCACGCCCCTGGTCCAGCAGCCGCTGAGCCTGGGGTCCGACGTCGTCCTGCACTCGGTCACCAAGTACCTTGCCGGACATTCCGACGTCGTCCTGGGCGCCCTGGTGACCTCGGACGCCTCGATCCGCGCCGCACTGCTGCACCACCGCATCATCCACGGCGGCATTGCCGGCCCGTTCGAAGCCTGGCTGGCGCTGCGCGGGCTGCGGACGCTGGCGCTGCGCATCGAACGCTCGCAGGCATCGGCGGCCGAGCTCGCCGCACGGCTGAGCGACCACCCCCAGATCGAGGGCATCCGGTTCCCGGGACTGGAAACGGACCCCGGGCACGAACGCGCCAAGTCGCAGATGAAGGGCTTCGGTTCGGTGCTGTGCGTGCAGATCGCTCCCGTCGGCGGCCTGAGCGGTGCCGACGCGGCGGACAAACTGGTCCGCGCGCTGCAGCTGTGGCTTCCCGCCACCTCTTTGGGCGGCGTTGAGTCCCTGATTGAACGGCGACGGCGCCACGCGGCTGAGCCGGTCAGCGTACCGGACAACCTGGTGCGCCTGAGTGTCGGGATCGAAAACATCGACGACCTGTGGGCCGATTTGGAGCAGGCACTGGACGCTCTTGGCGGATAG
- a CDS encoding DUF2516 family protein — protein sequence MDGKQLIMFVENWVYFILALVALGIEVWAFFDCLRHKANAFEAVSKRTKTFWLALTGGALAIGALSVFGGGGGGLLGPLGLFGLAAVTAASVYLADVRPAVKDAGRGGSRNMGPYGPW from the coding sequence GTGGACGGAAAACAGTTGATTATGTTCGTCGAGAACTGGGTGTACTTCATCCTTGCGCTCGTCGCCCTTGGCATCGAGGTGTGGGCCTTCTTCGATTGCCTGCGCCACAAGGCGAATGCCTTCGAGGCCGTGTCCAAGCGGACCAAGACCTTCTGGCTGGCACTGACGGGCGGTGCCCTGGCCATCGGCGCCCTCTCCGTCTTCGGAGGCGGTGGCGGCGGGCTTCTCGGCCCGCTCGGACTGTTCGGCCTGGCCGCAGTGACCGCCGCGTCCGTGTACCTCGCCGACGTGCGGCCCGCAGTGAAGGACGCTGGCCGCGGCGGCAGCCGCAACATGGGGCCTTACGGGCCCTGGTAG